The following proteins are co-located in the Leptospira weilii genome:
- a CDS encoding GNAT family N-acetyltransferase, translated as MISHFPSGIRVEFLDSISLISKQEWNCISDPKSPFLEYDFLKSLEVSCCIGPSTSWIQRYCVLWKEERLSAVIPLFLKFDSYGEYIFDFQWAQFFLQAGLKYYPKGLVAIPFTPANGKRILYDTRLSLKEVCSYLIPELLQFCEKEGLSGVHFLFLEKEEAEILSEYGFATRLSHQYHWINGGYSSFDDYLGAMKSKKRMQIKREREIVRGYELEIRILEGNEISRSDMDTIWSFYSDTHSRKWGSAYLNRKFFDSSFESFLDRIVLVLAYREGKPIAGTFNLRKGDFLYGRYWGCTEYYPHLHFECCFYQLIEYAIRENIKVFEAGAQGEHKFLRGFPAVPTYSSHRIFHAGARNAIERFLKEERLHMQEMIQETNEHSPLKEVQTNVYFQTKTTSD; from the coding sequence ATGATTTCCCATTTTCCGAGCGGCATTCGAGTAGAATTTTTAGATTCTATTTCCTTGATTTCTAAACAAGAATGGAACTGTATCTCTGATCCCAAAAGTCCTTTCTTAGAATATGATTTTCTCAAATCCTTGGAAGTTTCTTGTTGTATCGGACCTTCCACTTCTTGGATTCAAAGATATTGTGTGCTTTGGAAAGAAGAGCGTCTTTCGGCCGTAATTCCTCTCTTTCTGAAATTCGATTCGTACGGGGAATATATCTTTGACTTTCAATGGGCTCAGTTTTTTTTACAAGCCGGACTCAAATACTATCCGAAAGGTCTTGTTGCAATTCCGTTTACTCCGGCCAATGGAAAAAGGATTTTATACGACACTCGTTTGAGTTTAAAAGAAGTCTGTTCTTATCTGATTCCGGAACTTCTTCAATTTTGTGAAAAAGAGGGTTTATCCGGAGTTCATTTTTTATTTCTAGAAAAGGAAGAAGCGGAGATTCTTTCCGAATACGGATTTGCAACGAGGCTTTCCCACCAGTATCATTGGATCAACGGAGGATATTCGAGCTTCGACGATTATTTGGGCGCCATGAAATCCAAGAAGAGAATGCAAATCAAACGGGAAAGAGAGATCGTTCGCGGTTACGAACTTGAGATTCGGATTCTGGAAGGAAACGAAATTTCTCGTTCGGACATGGACACGATCTGGAGTTTTTATTCGGACACTCATTCTCGCAAATGGGGTTCGGCGTATTTAAATCGAAAGTTCTTCGATTCTTCTTTTGAAAGTTTTTTGGATAGGATCGTTCTTGTTCTTGCGTATCGAGAAGGAAAACCCATTGCGGGTACTTTCAATCTTCGAAAGGGCGACTTTCTCTACGGAAGATATTGGGGTTGTACAGAGTATTATCCTCATCTTCACTTTGAATGCTGTTTTTATCAATTGATCGAGTATGCGATTCGAGAAAATATCAAAGTTTTCGAAGCGGGTGCGCAAGGTGAGCATAAATTTCTAAGAGGTTTTCCCGCGGTTCCTACGTATAGTTCTCATCGGATTTTTCATGCTGGGGCTAGAAATGCGATTGAACGTTTCTTAAAGGAGGAAAGATTGCACATGCAGGAAATGATCCAGGAAACCAATGAGCATTCTCCATTGAAGGAAGTGCAGACAAATGTCTACTTTCAGACGAAAACAACTTCGGACTGA
- a CDS encoding sigma-70 family RNA polymerase sigma factor, whose amino-acid sequence MSAKKEIWEECSTLIRKAGEGDQGSYEKFLRIVTGILRSYLIPRIGNQEDREDLVQEILIGLHKARNSYREDRHPAPWVFAIARYKTIDYLRKKKVGDRTFSMDNLEIFASPEPVQEEPENAREILKKWLNVLDERQKQILTHLKLEGMSVREVSERTGLSESNIKVITHRAIQKIRKHFSLDL is encoded by the coding sequence ATGTCAGCTAAAAAAGAAATCTGGGAAGAATGTTCGACATTGATCCGCAAGGCCGGAGAAGGAGATCAAGGTTCGTATGAAAAATTTCTCCGGATTGTAACCGGAATTCTCAGATCGTATCTGATTCCACGAATCGGCAACCAGGAAGACCGGGAAGATTTGGTTCAGGAAATTTTAATCGGACTTCATAAGGCTAGGAATTCTTATCGGGAGGATCGTCATCCGGCGCCTTGGGTTTTTGCGATTGCAAGATACAAGACGATTGATTATCTGAGAAAGAAGAAAGTGGGAGATCGGACTTTCAGCATGGATAATCTGGAAATTTTCGCTTCTCCAGAACCTGTCCAAGAAGAACCGGAGAACGCCAGAGAGATCCTCAAAAAATGGCTGAATGTTTTGGATGAAAGACAGAAACAAATTCTCACTCATCTCAAACTTGAAGGAATGAGTGTTCGAGAAGTTTCTGAACGAACGGGTCTTTCCGAATCCAATATCAAAGTCATAACTCATCGAGCGATTCAAAAGATTCGAAAGCATTTTTCACTCGATCTCTGA
- a CDS encoding NrsF family protein, protein MSYQEQTTESLIRKMAKEPPIRKNGWNWFVILGAVVLISLFLLYLHPTSNRFIRLPTLLPDFFWISLIALYSFWTLSQLRFPEESFTKTARFPLLLAFLWILYSICMFVWDLIGGNEIHIHIGRCWIILSLSSALLAGSGVLILKNGKPGNPALAAAILSVFNLALANFYLKFICDNQSSFHILVSHVFTSLLLFLFGFFVFKNILKW, encoded by the coding sequence ATGTCTTACCAAGAACAAACAACCGAATCTTTAATCCGAAAAATGGCCAAAGAACCTCCGATTCGAAAAAATGGTTGGAATTGGTTTGTGATTTTAGGTGCGGTGGTTCTTATATCGCTTTTCCTTCTTTATTTACACCCGACTTCGAACCGTTTCATTCGCTTACCGACCTTATTGCCAGATTTTTTTTGGATTTCTCTGATCGCTCTTTACTCGTTTTGGACCTTATCCCAATTGCGTTTTCCGGAAGAATCCTTTACCAAAACCGCACGATTTCCGTTACTTCTCGCATTTCTTTGGATTCTTTATTCGATATGTATGTTCGTCTGGGATTTAATCGGAGGCAACGAAATTCATATTCATATCGGGAGATGTTGGATCATCCTTTCTCTTTCCAGCGCTCTTTTAGCGGGAAGCGGGGTTCTGATCCTGAAAAACGGAAAACCAGGAAATCCAGCTTTAGCGGCCGCGATTCTTTCCGTTTTCAACCTGGCTCTTGCAAATTTCTACCTCAAGTTCATCTGTGACAATCAATCCTCTTTTCATATCCTCGTTTCGCACGTTTTTACAAGTTTACTTCTCTTCTTATTCGGCTTTTTCGTATTTAAGAATATTCTAAAATGGTAG
- a CDS encoding AAA domain-containing protein: MKERKFSGSIEELEFVRAELEREKKEEDSLFSKDWLSRSIQDRVKLGITLYPLVYEEQSFGREGSWILTFRFPNQEEYPSKFQSGAPVQIGKNEDRVRAILVSLHKERIRIAIDEVPEWTEDGKCFLDLLPDETSYKEMFHALDAVIGATKGTRLYVNRELLLGYGKPDPIIIRDGDRSRILGRMTGNLNESQRKAAIKAVLSEDVTIIHGPPGTGKTTTLTEIISQLVAEGKRILVSAPTHSACDLLVESVSTRGIPVLRLGHPARISDAALHATLDYKLFHHPDGKLLSEYRRDVIEISKQAKKYKRNFGEKEKEERKNLFQEVKELKKTIRSMEKGLIDSLVSSHPVVVSTPVASARSVLEGRRFDFCVLDESSQGLEPAFWIPILKSDRVILAGDHKQLPPSLFSEKNSLEFTLFEKAAERLETSGRVFLLDTQYRMKDEISSFPSMEFYSNRLNSGRPEPERISNFPETFPFGNALQWIDTAGTDSEEVAVDDSLTNPFEADLQVRLCTLLLENNWSEEEITVLSPYRAQVRLISEKLREAGLTKIGVSTIDSFQGRENRCILLGFVRSNSEGRSGFLKESRRINVGMTRAKDLLLCIGDSSTLLEDPFLSRLIRFVEDKEIFRTAWEFRDP, from the coding sequence TTGAAAGAAAGAAAATTCTCCGGCTCGATCGAAGAGTTGGAATTTGTCCGGGCTGAACTCGAAAGGGAAAAGAAGGAAGAGGATTCCCTCTTTTCCAAAGACTGGCTTTCCCGTTCTATCCAAGATCGGGTTAAGCTCGGAATCACGTTATACCCTCTTGTCTACGAAGAACAGTCTTTCGGCAGAGAGGGAAGTTGGATCCTTACCTTTCGTTTTCCGAACCAAGAGGAGTATCCTTCCAAATTTCAGTCCGGCGCTCCAGTTCAAATCGGAAAGAACGAAGATCGGGTTCGGGCTATATTAGTTTCTCTTCACAAAGAAAGAATTCGGATCGCGATCGACGAGGTTCCCGAATGGACCGAAGACGGAAAATGTTTTCTGGACCTTTTGCCCGACGAGACTTCCTATAAGGAAATGTTTCACGCGTTAGACGCAGTTATCGGCGCAACGAAAGGAACCAGACTGTATGTAAACCGCGAGCTTTTACTGGGGTACGGAAAACCGGATCCGATCATAATTCGAGACGGGGATCGATCTCGAATTTTAGGGAGAATGACCGGCAATTTGAACGAGTCACAACGAAAGGCGGCGATCAAAGCCGTTCTTTCAGAAGACGTGACGATCATTCACGGACCGCCCGGCACCGGTAAAACAACCACGTTAACCGAAATTATAAGCCAACTCGTCGCCGAGGGAAAACGAATTCTTGTGTCCGCTCCCACACATTCCGCTTGCGACCTTCTCGTGGAATCGGTTTCCACAAGAGGAATTCCCGTTTTAAGACTGGGACATCCCGCTCGAATCAGCGACGCTGCGCTGCATGCGACCCTGGACTATAAACTATTTCATCATCCCGACGGAAAATTGTTAAGCGAATACAGAAGGGACGTAATCGAAATTTCCAAACAGGCAAAAAAATATAAACGGAATTTCGGAGAAAAGGAAAAAGAGGAACGAAAGAATCTTTTTCAGGAAGTGAAAGAGCTGAAAAAAACGATCCGATCCATGGAAAAAGGACTGATTGACAGTTTGGTTTCTTCCCACCCTGTGGTCGTTTCCACTCCGGTTGCGTCCGCACGTTCCGTTTTGGAAGGAAGGCGATTCGACTTTTGCGTGTTAGATGAATCCTCTCAAGGACTCGAACCCGCTTTTTGGATTCCGATTTTAAAATCGGATCGAGTGATTCTTGCCGGCGATCATAAGCAGTTGCCTCCGTCTTTATTTTCCGAAAAAAATTCTCTGGAGTTTACGCTTTTTGAAAAGGCCGCGGAAAGATTGGAAACGTCCGGTCGGGTTTTTTTGCTCGATACTCAGTATAGAATGAAGGACGAGATTTCTTCTTTTCCTTCCATGGAATTTTATTCGAATCGGCTGAATTCAGGTCGTCCGGAGCCGGAAAGAATTTCTAACTTTCCGGAAACTTTTCCATTTGGGAATGCGCTCCAATGGATCGATACGGCTGGAACCGATAGTGAGGAAGTCGCTGTTGACGACAGTCTTACCAATCCCTTCGAAGCGGATCTTCAGGTTCGTCTTTGTACTCTGCTCCTGGAAAACAATTGGTCGGAGGAAGAGATCACGGTTCTTTCTCCCTATCGAGCGCAGGTTCGGTTGATTTCCGAAAAATTGAGGGAAGCGGGACTGACCAAGATCGGAGTTTCTACGATCGATTCTTTTCAAGGAAGAGAGAATCGTTGTATTCTTCTCGGATTTGTGCGTTCCAACTCGGAAGGTCGTTCCGGTTTTTTAAAGGAATCCAGAAGAATCAATGTAGGTATGACTCGGGCCAAGGACCTTTTGCTTTGTATCGGCGATAGCTCCACTCTTTTGGAGGATCCTTTTCTATCTAGGCTAATTCGATTTGTAGAAGATAAAGAAATCTTTCGAACCGCTTGGGAATTTCGCGATCCTTAG
- a CDS encoding PLP-dependent cysteine synthase family protein, whose translation MFDEISRSIDEFGNSFLGALNNIQKSFGRELSVAKPVKETILQMIGNTPLIRLNQIGSHIPNIEFYLKAEFCNPTGSVKDRTALSMLLSSERRGELKPKGQVVQPGYNTTAISLAWICTIRQYKFRCLVAGDTDPQKIKDLQTFGAHVEVVSEAKGNWDEILLRKAKEIKEKEKNVVILNEYKDMANTNAHYLFTGPEIWRDLGGSVDAFVAGGGSGGTLSGVGRFLKSKKSSIRIIMGVSQKSRFIRKMVQKENSIYLPESFDPKIVDEYVGVDREQALLYQSDLYQKEGIFAGQTTGTTLASAIRFAEGLPARDDQKSQVYRIVVLSPDRF comes from the coding sequence ATGTTTGATGAAATATCCCGTTCGATTGACGAATTTGGAAATAGTTTTCTTGGCGCTCTGAATAACATTCAGAAATCTTTTGGGCGGGAACTTAGCGTAGCAAAACCCGTTAAAGAAACGATCCTGCAGATGATTGGAAATACTCCGCTCATTCGTCTGAATCAAATCGGCTCTCATATCCCTAACATAGAGTTCTATCTCAAAGCGGAATTCTGTAATCCTACCGGTTCCGTAAAAGACAGAACCGCATTATCCATGCTTCTTTCTTCCGAAAGAAGAGGAGAATTAAAACCCAAAGGACAGGTCGTTCAACCCGGTTACAACACAACTGCGATCAGTCTTGCTTGGATTTGTACGATTCGACAATATAAGTTTCGCTGTTTGGTCGCTGGCGATACCGATCCGCAAAAGATCAAAGATCTCCAAACCTTCGGGGCTCATGTAGAGGTCGTTTCCGAAGCGAAAGGAAATTGGGATGAAATCCTTTTGAGGAAAGCGAAGGAAATCAAAGAAAAAGAAAAGAACGTAGTGATTCTAAACGAATACAAAGATATGGCCAACACAAACGCACATTATCTTTTTACTGGGCCTGAAATCTGGAGAGATCTCGGTGGAAGCGTGGACGCGTTTGTAGCTGGAGGAGGTTCCGGCGGAACTCTTTCAGGTGTGGGTAGATTTTTAAAATCCAAAAAATCTTCAATTCGGATAATCATGGGAGTCAGCCAAAAATCCAGATTTATTCGCAAGATGGTTCAAAAGGAAAATTCCATTTATCTTCCTGAATCCTTTGACCCTAAGATCGTAGACGAATACGTCGGAGTCGATCGGGAACAAGCGCTTTTATACCAATCCGATCTCTATCAAAAAGAAGGAATTTTTGCGGGACAGACAACCGGAACCACTCTTGCGAGTGCGATTCGATTTGCGGAAGGACTCCCCGCAAGAGACGACCAAAAGTCCCAGGTCTATAGAATCGTAGTCCTTTCCCCCGACCGATTTTGA
- the leuD gene encoding 3-isopropylmalate dehydratase small subunit, translated as MKPFTVLNGIAALLDRPNVDTDQIIPKQFLRKIERTGFGIHLFHDWRYLDDAGTKLNPEFSLNQERYKGASILLTRDNFGCGSSREHAPWALEDYGFRSIIAPSYADIFFNNCFKNGMLPVVLKSEEVEELFRFVSDNVGAKLQIDLNKQTVTGPTGKIYTFEVDSFRKYCLYNGLDDIGLTLKQENKIGEFEKKQKEVEPWLYSI; from the coding sequence ATGAAGCCATTTACTGTATTGAACGGAATCGCCGCGCTACTCGATAGGCCGAACGTGGACACGGACCAGATTATTCCGAAACAATTCCTCCGAAAGATCGAACGAACCGGATTCGGGATTCATCTATTTCATGATTGGAGATATTTGGACGACGCCGGAACCAAACTCAATCCGGAATTTTCCCTCAACCAAGAAAGATATAAGGGCGCTTCCATTCTTTTGACGAGAGATAACTTTGGCTGCGGATCTTCCAGAGAACACGCGCCTTGGGCCTTGGAGGATTACGGATTCAGGTCGATCATCGCTCCTTCTTACGCGGATATCTTTTTCAATAATTGTTTTAAAAACGGAATGCTTCCCGTGGTTTTAAAGTCGGAGGAAGTAGAGGAGTTGTTCCGATTTGTTTCAGACAATGTAGGAGCTAAGCTTCAGATTGATCTGAACAAACAAACCGTAACCGGCCCGACTGGAAAAATATATACGTTCGAAGTGGATTCTTTCCGTAAATATTGTCTTTACAACGGACTTGACGACATCGGCCTCACTCTCAAACAGGAAAATAAAATCGGGGAATTTGAAAAAAAACAGAAAGAGGTTGAACCTTGGCTGTACTCTATATAA
- the leuC gene encoding 3-isopropylmalate dehydratase large subunit yields the protein MKTMFEKIWEDHLVGELDAGSYLIYIDRHLIHEVTSPQAFEGLKIAGRKVRRPEATFATMDHNVSTRTRDLSLADPISAIQMHTLKKNCDENGIRLYDFQNPDQGIIHVIAPEMGLTHPGMTIVCGDSHTSTHGAFGALAFGIGTSEVEHVLATQTLVQKRAKTMEIRVDGKLSDKVTAKDIILAIIGKIGTAGATGYVIEYRGSAIQALSMEARMTICNMSIEAGARAGLIAPDEITFHYIKGKDFAPKGAEWDLAVKKWKHYVTDEGAKFDTTVVLHADEITPMVTWGTSPSQVVSVKGVVPSPNDATDPIDKIGISSALKYMGLTPGEKIEDITINKVFIGSCTNSRIEDLRAAAATIKGKQVSSKVQAIVVPGSGRVKRQAEQEGLDKIFTAAGFEWRNPGCSMCLAMNDDVLEPGDRCASTSNRNFEGRQGKGGRTHLVGPEMAAAAAVEGHFVDIRSWK from the coding sequence ATGAAGACAATGTTCGAAAAAATCTGGGAAGATCATCTGGTGGGAGAACTGGATGCGGGATCGTATCTAATTTATATCGATCGTCATCTTATTCACGAAGTTACAAGCCCCCAGGCTTTTGAAGGACTCAAAATCGCGGGTAGAAAGGTTCGCCGCCCGGAGGCGACTTTTGCCACTATGGATCATAACGTTTCCACTCGTACTCGGGATTTAAGTTTAGCCGATCCGATTTCCGCGATTCAGATGCACACTCTGAAAAAGAACTGCGATGAAAACGGAATCCGTCTTTATGATTTTCAAAATCCGGACCAAGGTATCATTCACGTGATCGCTCCCGAGATGGGTCTGACTCATCCCGGTATGACGATTGTCTGCGGAGATTCTCATACATCCACTCACGGAGCGTTCGGCGCTCTCGCGTTCGGAATCGGAACGAGCGAAGTGGAACACGTTCTCGCGACTCAAACTCTCGTTCAAAAAAGAGCGAAGACGATGGAGATTCGAGTCGACGGAAAACTTTCCGACAAGGTGACCGCAAAGGACATTATCCTCGCGATCATCGGTAAAATCGGAACCGCGGGCGCTACCGGTTATGTGATCGAGTATCGCGGTTCTGCGATCCAAGCCCTGAGCATGGAAGCGAGAATGACGATCTGCAATATGTCGATCGAAGCCGGAGCGAGAGCGGGACTCATCGCACCGGACGAAATCACGTTCCATTATATCAAAGGAAAGGATTTCGCACCGAAAGGAGCGGAATGGGATCTCGCGGTTAAGAAGTGGAAACATTATGTAACTGACGAAGGTGCGAAGTTCGACACCACCGTAGTTCTTCATGCGGACGAAATTACCCCGATGGTGACATGGGGAACTTCTCCCAGTCAAGTCGTTTCCGTAAAAGGAGTTGTTCCAAGCCCGAACGATGCGACCGATCCGATCGACAAAATCGGAATTTCATCCGCACTCAAATACATGGGTTTAACTCCGGGTGAGAAGATCGAAGACATTACGATCAACAAAGTCTTTATCGGTTCGTGCACTAATTCCAGAATCGAAGACCTAAGAGCCGCCGCCGCTACTATCAAAGGCAAACAAGTTTCCTCCAAGGTGCAAGCGATCGTAGTTCCGGGTTCGGGAAGAGTAAAACGACAAGCGGAACAAGAGGGTCTGGATAAGATTTTTACCGCAGCGGGTTTTGAATGGAGAAATCCCGGTTGTTCCATGTGTCTTGCGATGAACGACGACGTCCTCGAACCGGGTGATCGCTGCGCGTCCACTTCGAATAGAAACTTCGAAGGCCGTCAAGGAAAGGGCGGAAGAACTCACCTCGTAGGACCGGAAATGGCTGCGGCTGCGGCGGTGGAAGGGCATTTTGTGGATATCCGAAGCTGGAAATAA
- a CDS encoding FHA domain-containing protein, translating to MMGYALLLTLILFSSPLFSQKSPFILEDADPSSFPSVQLFIRDKKQFPLERENFLIRESRGSETRTVLQQKVLRKEGSRSVHSVFLVQSGTSLEENNFNTKFLQKAVQSSGEEDHFSFIFFSDDLLVVEKDLDRQTALSKARVPGSLSNRNTGTNLDLVFQKVNSILTRDSYLSLLVSDNDYKLPPGLRQGLSTSGLPIHVIGRRNFSNLELVRIYGGEFYEINSTDFLSKFLTDLEYFHKYPAEVRYDSPFRNDFWKVEGDFIRGDWQSSQGGKFTYIYKPGIAKQFGFIFLSPEIFLPTMGFLLILTLIALLLLFRKERDADEPLGEAEKRFHARGEEREVYQRMYGDQFLFSPYADSEGISVSRSLPVNESEFETAETYDLATLIQKEGKSPGKQVPIRKPETTLGNGELSDVMVSDPGVSKLHARIRKIKNRFVLYDLISDGGTYLNGKKILRPRVLYDFDEISLGKTVYVFRAR from the coding sequence ATGATGGGTTATGCGCTTCTCCTAACACTGATTCTATTTTCCTCTCCGCTTTTTTCACAAAAGTCGCCGTTTATCCTGGAGGACGCGGACCCTTCTTCCTTTCCCTCCGTTCAACTTTTCATTCGAGATAAAAAACAGTTTCCACTTGAAAGAGAGAATTTTCTCATTCGAGAATCCAGAGGATCGGAAACCCGAACGGTACTGCAACAGAAAGTTCTTCGTAAAGAAGGAAGCAGATCCGTTCATTCCGTTTTTTTAGTCCAGTCGGGAACATCTCTCGAAGAGAATAATTTCAACACAAAATTTTTACAAAAAGCGGTTCAGTCTTCCGGAGAGGAAGATCATTTCAGTTTTATCTTTTTTTCGGACGACTTGCTTGTGGTTGAAAAGGATTTGGACAGGCAGACTGCTCTTTCCAAAGCTAGAGTTCCGGGTTCGCTCAGTAATCGTAATACGGGAACCAACCTGGATCTTGTATTCCAAAAAGTGAATTCGATTTTGACGAGGGATTCTTATCTTTCTCTACTTGTTTCCGACAATGACTATAAATTGCCTCCGGGACTCAGACAAGGTTTGTCCACATCCGGCCTTCCGATTCATGTGATCGGTAGACGCAACTTCTCCAACCTTGAACTCGTTCGGATTTATGGGGGAGAATTTTACGAGATAAATTCTACGGATTTTCTTTCTAAGTTTTTAACCGACCTGGAATATTTTCACAAATATCCCGCGGAGGTTCGGTACGATTCTCCCTTTCGAAACGATTTTTGGAAAGTAGAAGGAGATTTCATTCGAGGAGACTGGCAATCTTCCCAAGGCGGAAAATTTACTTACATATACAAACCCGGAATCGCAAAGCAGTTTGGATTCATTTTTCTAAGTCCTGAAATATTTCTTCCTACGATGGGCTTTTTACTCATTCTCACTTTGATCGCATTGCTCCTTTTATTTCGGAAAGAAAGAGACGCGGACGAGCCGTTAGGAGAGGCGGAGAAAAGGTTTCATGCAAGAGGAGAGGAAAGAGAAGTCTATCAGAGAATGTACGGAGATCAGTTTCTTTTTTCTCCGTATGCAGATTCGGAAGGAATTTCTGTTTCTCGTTCTCTTCCAGTGAACGAGTCTGAGTTTGAAACTGCGGAAACCTACGATCTTGCGACTCTGATTCAAAAAGAAGGCAAATCTCCTGGTAAACAAGTTCCGATTCGTAAGCCCGAGACCACTCTCGGAAATGGAGAGCTTTCTGATGTTATGGTTTCCGATCCGGGGGTTAGTAAACTCCATGCCAGAATTCGTAAGATCAAAAACCGTTTCGTTTTATACGATTTGATTTCCGACGGGGGAACTTACTTGAACGGTAAAAAAATTCTTAGACCTCGGGTTCTGTACGATTTTGACGAAATCAGCCTCGGAAAAACGGTGTACGTTTTTCGGGCTCGTTAG
- a CDS encoding ATP-binding cassette domain-containing protein — protein sequence MGSPVVEITGLKVSAPGHSILKGIDFTLRSGEVHCIVGESGSGKSTFASCLLGMTDRELFQRFDRFSLLGQDVRYLTEREWRVFRGKRIALVPQNPIWGFHPYRKTGSQILEAFSISNREIAKKKKILPLLESIHIAEPEKVFDSLPGQLSGGERQRILILLAVYSGAQIVVADEPTAALDSISEAEVLRLLMKFRKEKGLSLIFITHEISIVRALADTISILYRGNWAEIFTRSNEGELIPNSEYGKKLFEQGS from the coding sequence GTGGGTTCTCCTGTAGTCGAAATCACGGGTCTCAAGGTTTCCGCGCCCGGTCATTCTATCCTGAAAGGAATCGATTTCACTCTTCGTTCCGGAGAAGTGCATTGTATCGTGGGAGAGTCGGGAAGCGGCAAATCTACGTTTGCGTCTTGCCTTTTAGGAATGACGGACAGGGAGCTTTTTCAGAGATTCGATCGGTTTTCACTTTTAGGTCAGGATGTTCGATATCTTACGGAAAGAGAATGGCGGGTTTTTCGGGGAAAGAGGATCGCTTTGGTTCCTCAAAATCCGATTTGGGGTTTTCATCCTTATCGTAAAACTGGTTCTCAGATTTTAGAAGCATTTTCTATTTCCAATCGAGAAATTGCGAAAAAAAAGAAAATTCTTCCTCTATTAGAATCTATTCATATAGCGGAGCCGGAAAAAGTATTCGATTCTCTGCCGGGTCAACTTTCGGGAGGGGAAAGACAGAGGATTCTGATTCTATTAGCCGTTTATTCCGGTGCTCAGATTGTGGTCGCGGACGAACCGACTGCGGCTTTGGATTCGATCAGCGAGGCGGAAGTCCTCAGACTTCTCATGAAATTTAGAAAGGAAAAGGGACTTTCTCTCATTTTTATTACGCACGAAATCTCTATCGTCAGGGCTTTGGCCGATACTATAAGTATCCTCTATCGGGGAAATTGGGCCGAAATTTTTACGAGGTCCAACGAAGGCGAATTGATTCCAAACTCAGAGTATGGAAAAAAACTGTTTGAACAAGGAAGTTGA
- a CDS encoding D-sedoheptulose 7-phosphate isomerase, whose product MDMKEIALGQIRDSIATKQKCIDSILGDIVKAGEMVAKVLQSGNTVYLCGNGGSSCDASHIAAELVVRYKSGNERKALPALSLSGDSAVLTACSNDYGYEEVFARQIEAFGRKGDLLIGLSTSGNSRNVLLALEKAKTRGVKTISLLGGDGGRIKNLSDLDVIVPSKVTARIQESHILIGHILCSIVEYNLFKME is encoded by the coding sequence ATGGATATGAAAGAAATTGCTCTCGGTCAAATCCGGGATTCCATCGCCACCAAGCAGAAATGTATCGATTCGATTTTGGGTGATATCGTCAAAGCGGGGGAAATGGTTGCCAAGGTTTTACAAAGCGGCAACACGGTGTATCTTTGTGGAAATGGAGGTTCTTCTTGCGACGCTTCCCATATCGCCGCGGAACTCGTAGTAAGATATAAATCCGGAAACGAAAGAAAAGCGTTACCCGCGCTTTCCCTTTCCGGAGACTCTGCGGTATTGACGGCTTGTTCGAACGACTACGGCTACGAGGAAGTTTTCGCTAGGCAGATTGAGGCTTTCGGTAGAAAGGGAGATCTTCTCATCGGACTTTCTACGAGCGGAAATTCGAGGAATGTTTTGTTGGCTTTGGAAAAAGCGAAGACCAGAGGAGTCAAAACCATATCCTTGTTAGGCGGAGACGGAGGTCGGATAAAAAATCTTTCCGATCTTGACGTGATTGTTCCGAGCAAAGTGACCGCTAGAATTCAGGAGTCTCATATTTTAATCGGACATATCCTTTGTAGTATCGTGGAATATAATCTTTTCAAGATGGAATGA